From Sphingobium sp. RAC03, a single genomic window includes:
- the uraH gene encoding hydroxyisourate hydrolase, with protein MMRHRIAATLALSILATPLGAQASDISTHVLDLAQGLGGADIPATLERKDAAGNWTRVATARTDGNGRIRSFGEGIDTPPGIYRISFDMTAYTGSAAKPFFPEISVTFRADEAKAHYHVPVVVSPYGYSSYRGN; from the coding sequence ATGATGCGTCACAGGATTGCCGCTACCTTAGCCCTCTCTATTCTGGCGACGCCTTTGGGCGCGCAGGCGTCGGATATCTCCACCCATGTTCTCGATCTGGCGCAGGGCTTGGGTGGGGCCGACATTCCGGCGACGCTGGAGCGCAAGGATGCGGCCGGCAACTGGACCCGCGTCGCCACGGCGCGCACCGATGGCAATGGCCGCATCCGCAGCTTTGGCGAAGGGATCGATACGCCGCCCGGCATCTATCGCATCAGTTTCGACATGACGGCCTATACAGGGTCGGCGGCGAAGCCATTTTTCCCGGAAATCAGCGTCACGTTCCGCGCCGACGAGGCGAAGGCCCATTATCATGTGCCGGTTGTCGTCAGCCCCTATGGCTATAGCAGCTATCGCGGCAATTGA
- a CDS encoding TspO/MBR family protein, whose translation MNEIASPGQLRLAYLRWSLLTVPAIVLLGFLSGRLANSGYGNRWFDALEKPALMPPGWLFGVAWTILYILMGLALAIVLHARGAKGRGPAIVLFLVQLVMNLAWSPLFFRAHQVGSALVLILALIVVVAITIWLFGRIRRVAGLLLLPYLAWLAFASFLNYEIGRLNPDAETLVAPALSTQI comes from the coding sequence ATGAACGAGATCGCGTCCCCCGGCCAGTTGCGCCTCGCTTATCTGCGGTGGTCCCTGCTTACCGTTCCGGCCATTGTACTGTTAGGCTTCCTGTCGGGGCGCCTCGCCAATAGCGGCTATGGCAATCGTTGGTTCGATGCGTTGGAAAAGCCCGCATTGATGCCGCCCGGCTGGCTGTTCGGTGTCGCCTGGACCATTCTCTACATATTGATGGGTCTGGCACTGGCTATCGTCCTGCATGCGCGCGGCGCGAAGGGGCGGGGGCCGGCGATTGTCCTGTTCCTGGTGCAGCTGGTCATGAACCTTGCTTGGTCGCCTTTATTCTTTCGCGCGCATCAGGTCGGCAGCGCGCTGGTGCTGATATTGGCGCTGATCGTCGTTGTCGCGATAACCATATGGCTGTTTGGCCGGATACGCCGTGTCGCCGGTTTGCTGCTGCTCCCCTATCTGGCGTGGCTCGCCTTTGCTTCCTTCCTCAATTATGAGATTGGGCGGCTTAATCCCGATGCCGAGACCCTTGTCGCCCCGGCGCTTAGCACCCAGATATGA
- a CDS encoding RNA-binding S4 domain-containing protein, translated as MADPGAAPGHAPTLRIDKYLWFVRLCSSRSSAQKLAEDGHIRLNGRRIDRAHAPVRAHDLITFPYGTTVRVVRITHLPTRRGPANEARGCYEELTVGG; from the coding sequence ATGGCTGATCCGGGCGCAGCCCCCGGCCATGCGCCGACGCTGCGCATCGACAAATATCTCTGGTTCGTCCGGCTCTGCTCCAGCCGGTCGAGCGCCCAGAAACTGGCGGAGGACGGCCATATCCGCCTCAACGGCCGCCGCATCGACCGCGCCCACGCCCCCGTGCGCGCGCACGACCTCATCACCTTCCCCTACGGCACCACCGTCCGCGTCGTCCGCATCACCCACCTCCCCACCAGACGCGGCCCCGCAAACGAAGCGCGCGGCTGTTATGAGGAACTGACGGTCGGTGGGTGA
- the fdxA gene encoding ferredoxin FdxA has product MTYVVTDNCIRCKYMDCVEVCPVDCFYEGENMLVINPSECIDCGVCEPECPAEAILPDTENGLEKWLELNTKYSAEWPNITVKGDAPADADAMKGVENKLEQYFSPEPGTGS; this is encoded by the coding sequence ATGACCTATGTCGTGACCGACAACTGCATCCGCTGCAAATATATGGATTGCGTCGAGGTCTGCCCCGTGGATTGTTTCTACGAGGGTGAGAATATGCTGGTCATCAATCCGAGCGAATGTATCGACTGCGGCGTGTGCGAGCCTGAATGTCCGGCCGAAGCGATCCTGCCCGATACCGAAAATGGCCTGGAAAAATGGCTGGAGCTGAATACCAAATATTCGGCCGAATGGCCCAACATCACGGTCAAGGGCGATGCCCCGGCCGACGCCGATGCCATGAAGGGCGTCGAGAACAAGCTGGAACAGTATTTCTCGCCCGAACCCGGCACGGGTAGCTGA
- a CDS encoding YbjN domain-containing protein: MMDSDEFEHGGQEAAPIDMLAAFYEAHGWSYEQVGEDEIVANTQGSWAQYELRGIWRDEDQVLQLLAMPDIRVTDEKRSVIYETLGLINEQLWLGHFELWSSSGIILFRHGALLGAGGTLTLDQAQLLVETAIDECERFYPVFQFVLWGGKSPSEAISASLIETRGEA; encoded by the coding sequence ATGATGGATAGTGACGAGTTTGAACATGGCGGTCAGGAGGCCGCTCCGATCGATATGCTGGCGGCCTTTTACGAGGCGCATGGCTGGAGCTACGAGCAGGTTGGCGAGGATGAGATCGTCGCCAACACGCAAGGGTCTTGGGCGCAATATGAATTGCGCGGCATTTGGCGCGATGAAGACCAGGTGTTGCAGCTATTGGCCATGCCCGACATCCGCGTCACCGATGAGAAGCGCAGCGTCATTTACGAAACGCTGGGGCTGATCAACGAACAGCTTTGGCTCGGTCATTTTGAACTTTGGTCCTCCAGCGGCATCATTCTGTTCCGTCATGGGGCGCTGCTGGGCGCAGGCGGCACGCTGACGCTCGACCAGGCGCAACTGCTGGTCGAAACGGCGATCGACGAATGCGAACGCTTCTATCCCGTGTTCCAGTTCGTATTGTGGGGCGGCAAATCCCCGTCGGAAGCGATTTCCGCCAGTTTGATCGAAACGCGCGGCGAAGCCTGA
- a CDS encoding accessory factor UbiK family protein — MQSENRFFDDLAKLVNGAAGTVAGMSREFEANAREKAKEWIGGMEFVSREEFDAVKAMAAAAREEVELLKARLDALEGRTSEPVTKTVKASKPKGSEGL; from the coding sequence ATGCAGAGCGAGAACCGCTTTTTCGACGATCTGGCCAAGCTGGTAAACGGTGCCGCCGGTACGGTTGCGGGCATGAGCCGCGAGTTCGAGGCCAATGCCCGTGAAAAGGCCAAGGAATGGATTGGCGGCATGGAGTTCGTGTCGCGCGAGGAATTTGATGCGGTCAAGGCCATGGCAGCCGCCGCGCGCGAAGAGGTCGAATTGCTGAAGGCGCGCCTCGACGCGCTGGAGGGGCGGACGTCCGAACCCGTCACCAAGACGGTCAAGGCGAGCAAGCCAAAGGGAAGCGAGGGGCTCTGA
- a CDS encoding efflux RND transporter permease subunit — MQLSDLSVRRPVFAAVIAILLCIVGVVGYLSLSVREYPDTDPPIVSVETGYTGAAASVVETRITQLIEDAVAGVQGIRTITSRSQDGTSDISIEFDPSRDIDTAANDVRDRVGSVVEDLPEDALAPEIRKVDADARPILFLAFSRPGWTSIQLSDYIDRNVADRFSAIDGVARVTIGGEARPSTRVWMNAERLAAFGLTPADVENALRAQNVELPAGRFESKDQNQTLRVERAFATTAQFASLVVGRGADGYQVKLGDVARIEEAAENPYNSFRSNAGTAVGLGIVRQSGANTLDVADKAKALAEELRPTLPEGMRVAVGSDESLFISRAIANVYDTLIEAALLVILVIFLFLGSVRATIIPAITVPICLLATCAVMWLAGLSINLLTLLAFVLAIGLVVDDAIVVLENVYHRIEQGEDPLLASYLGTRQVGFAIISTTLVVCAVFVPVMFLAGQTGLLFRELAIAMVAAIAFSGFISLSLAPMLCSKLLNNAERGRLARWVDARFQRIEGGYRKWLDRVLNKPLIPLIGVGLFLAIAGGLFTLLPNELAPAEDTGVVDSQISAPEGTGYARMLTYMRKIEDELSPLRKDGTLQNLIIRTPSGFGTTDDFNGGNVIAFLRPWEDRTITTAEVATIINNVIANQPGVRGNAAPRSGLGRGRGLPVNIVLAGSTYEGLVAARDRITAAAANYPGLINLDSDYKETKPQMRIDVDQQRAGDLGVSVNDVSQALQSLLGSRRVTTYVDRGEEYRVIVQAEDEGRQTLADLERINVRTRTGALVPLSSVVTVREVAGPRQLNRFNKLRAITLTAALAPGTSLGDALTFLENEARQAPEVLAIGYRGESQSLRETGGSIWLIFGLTILVVFLLLAAQFESFIHPGVIIATVPLAVAGGVIGLIITGGTINLYSQIGIVMLVGLAAKNGILIVEFANQLRDEGMEVGQAIREAATRRLRPILMTSIATVIGAVPLVIRGGAGAAARQSIGVVIVSGVSLATLITLFLIPIFYSRVAKRTVSPQTVGRKLDSALKDAPEPAE; from the coding sequence ATGCAACTGTCCGATCTCTCCGTCCGCCGCCCGGTCTTCGCGGCTGTTATCGCCATCTTGCTCTGCATCGTCGGCGTGGTTGGCTATTTGAGCCTGTCGGTGCGGGAATATCCCGATACGGACCCGCCGATCGTCTCGGTGGAAACAGGATATACCGGCGCCGCCGCGTCGGTCGTCGAAACCCGTATCACCCAGTTGATCGAGGATGCGGTCGCGGGTGTGCAGGGCATCAGGACGATCACCTCCCGGTCGCAGGACGGCACGTCCGACATCAGCATCGAGTTCGATCCGTCACGCGATATCGACACGGCGGCTAATGATGTGCGCGACCGTGTCGGTTCCGTGGTGGAGGACTTGCCCGAAGACGCGTTGGCTCCTGAAATTCGCAAGGTCGATGCGGATGCGCGGCCGATCCTGTTTCTGGCCTTCTCCCGCCCCGGTTGGACCTCGATTCAACTCAGCGACTATATCGACCGCAACGTTGCGGACCGCTTCTCTGCCATCGATGGCGTGGCGCGGGTTACCATTGGTGGCGAGGCGCGGCCTTCGACCCGTGTGTGGATGAATGCCGAGCGGCTGGCTGCCTTTGGTCTGACGCCAGCCGACGTGGAAAACGCCCTGCGTGCGCAGAATGTCGAATTACCCGCCGGTCGCTTTGAATCGAAGGATCAGAATCAGACGCTGCGCGTCGAACGGGCGTTTGCTACGACCGCGCAGTTCGCCAGCTTGGTCGTCGGCCGTGGTGCCGACGGATACCAGGTCAAGCTGGGCGACGTCGCGCGGATCGAGGAGGCGGCGGAAAATCCCTATAACAGCTTCCGATCCAACGCCGGGACGGCCGTGGGATTGGGCATCGTGCGCCAGTCGGGTGCCAATACGCTGGACGTCGCCGACAAGGCGAAGGCTTTGGCAGAGGAATTGCGACCAACCCTGCCCGAAGGCATGCGCGTTGCCGTCGGGTCCGACGAGTCCCTCTTCATCAGCCGTGCCATTGCCAACGTCTACGACACGCTGATCGAGGCGGCGCTGCTCGTCATTCTCGTCATCTTCCTGTTTCTGGGCTCGGTGCGCGCTACCATCATCCCGGCCATTACCGTGCCGATCTGTCTGTTGGCGACCTGTGCTGTCATGTGGTTGGCGGGCCTGTCGATCAACCTGCTGACATTGCTGGCGTTCGTGTTGGCCATTGGCCTCGTCGTGGATGACGCCATCGTCGTGCTTGAGAATGTCTATCACCGCATCGAACAGGGCGAAGACCCGCTTCTTGCGTCCTATCTTGGTACGCGGCAGGTGGGTTTCGCCATCATCTCGACCACTTTGGTCGTGTGTGCGGTGTTCGTGCCGGTGATGTTCCTCGCCGGACAGACGGGGTTGCTGTTCCGTGAACTGGCTATCGCGATGGTCGCGGCCATTGCTTTTTCGGGCTTCATTTCCCTCAGCCTTGCACCCATGCTCTGCTCCAAATTGCTCAACAATGCGGAGCGCGGGCGTTTGGCGCGCTGGGTCGATGCACGGTTTCAGAGGATCGAAGGCGGCTATCGCAAGTGGCTGGATCGGGTGCTCAACAAGCCCCTGATCCCACTCATCGGGGTCGGCCTTTTCCTCGCCATCGCAGGCGGTTTGTTCACCCTGTTGCCCAACGAATTGGCACCGGCCGAAGATACAGGTGTCGTCGACAGCCAGATCAGCGCGCCCGAAGGCACCGGCTATGCCCGGATGCTGACCTATATGCGCAAGATTGAGGATGAACTCTCGCCGTTGCGCAAGGATGGCACGCTTCAAAATCTGATTATCCGCACGCCAAGCGGCTTTGGTACGACCGACGACTTCAACGGCGGCAATGTCATCGCCTTCCTCCGACCTTGGGAGGATCGCACGATCACAACGGCGGAAGTCGCGACCATCATCAACAATGTCATCGCCAACCAGCCAGGCGTGCGCGGCAATGCCGCACCGCGCTCTGGCTTGGGACGCGGGCGCGGCCTGCCGGTCAATATCGTGCTTGCAGGCTCTACCTACGAAGGCCTGGTCGCGGCACGCGATCGCATCACCGCGGCCGCCGCCAACTATCCGGGTTTGATCAACCTCGACAGCGACTATAAGGAAACCAAACCGCAAATGCGGATCGACGTCGATCAGCAGCGCGCCGGCGATCTGGGCGTGTCGGTTAACGATGTCAGCCAAGCGCTGCAAAGCCTGCTCGGCTCCCGCCGCGTGACTACCTATGTCGATCGGGGCGAGGAATATCGTGTCATCGTGCAAGCCGAAGACGAAGGGCGGCAAACCCTCGCCGATCTGGAACGGATCAATGTCCGCACCCGCACCGGGGCGCTGGTGCCACTGTCGTCTGTTGTGACGGTGCGCGAAGTCGCAGGGCCACGTCAGCTTAACCGGTTCAACAAGCTCCGCGCGATCACTTTGACCGCGGCCCTTGCACCGGGAACCTCGCTTGGGGACGCGCTCACATTTCTGGAGAATGAAGCACGGCAAGCGCCCGAAGTGCTGGCCATCGGCTATCGCGGCGAAAGCCAGTCGTTGCGGGAAACCGGCGGATCGATCTGGTTGATTTTCGGCCTCACCATCCTCGTCGTCTTTCTGCTACTCGCCGCGCAATTTGAGAGCTTCATCCATCCCGGTGTCATCATCGCCACAGTGCCGCTCGCCGTGGCGGGCGGCGTGATTGGGCTGATCATCACTGGGGGCACGATCAATCTCTACAGCCAGATCGGTATCGTCATGCTCGTGGGGCTGGCAGCCAAGAACGGCATTCTGATCGTCGAGTTCGCCAACCAGTTGCGCGACGAAGGCATGGAGGTGGGGCAGGCCATTCGCGAGGCTGCGACGCGTCGCCTGCGTCCCATCCTCATGACCTCGATCGCGACGGTCATCGGCGCAGTGCCGCTGGTCATCCGCGGCGGGGCGGGAGCGGCGGCGCGCCAGTCGATCGGTGTGGTCATCGTATCGGGCGTCAGCTTGGCGACACTGATCACATTATTCCTCATCCCCATCTTCTATTCGCGCGTTGCCAAGCGCACGGTTTCCCCGCAAACCGTCGGCCGAAAGCTGGATTCGGCGCTGAAGGACGCGCCTGAACCGGCGGAATGA
- a CDS encoding helicase-related protein, with translation MVAFARSPVTAVLGPTNTGKTHLAVERMCGHSSGMMGFPLRLLAREVYDRVVAIKGPAQVALITGEEKIVPPHARYFLCTAESMPITGDYAFVALDEAQLGADPERGHIFTDRLLRARGREETMILGSASIARTVKALVKDVEIIGRPRFSTLSYAGAKKLSRLPKRSAIVAFSAEEVYAVAEMLRRFRGGAAVVMGALSPRTRNAQVQMFLNGEVDYLVATDAIGMGLNLDVAHVAFASLRKFDGRRTRRLTVSEMAQIAGRAGRHHKDGTFGSLGGEDSDAAFTPEEIEAIEAHRFPPVDHLFWRDGTPRTDRLDHLIADLEERPDRPELRAAPQAVDLSVLKRLADDPLVIDRARGQRQVERLWAACSLPDFQKLGTDHHGRAVARIWRFLSEGNGHIPRDWFAQAIARLDSVQGDIDTLAGRIAAARTWSYIAHRADWLADPAEMAERTRALEEKLSDALHAALTQRFVDRRTTVLLRDLGQNASTLPVTVEPDGSVSVDGESIGRLDGFRFSVDPATRHQDRKMLLAAAERRLGKVLRVKADELVAAADADFALLDEAGQMPSIAWGQATVATLLAGPTLLTPEIRLDRALLELAPDLQKQVATRLAAWLDAQKQKHLLPLVKMAESAADPAVPAVVRAVFAQLADGGGVMARVDLDAALGHLDKDQRHLLRRAGIDIGVLDIYHPGLLKPGAARWRSALLAARLGKPCLPLPLPGLTLLPVGDKFAQMGARIAGFRGFGDQMLRIDMAERMARAAHEAIAKGEAFTPVSPQIVSLGLLEPAFLQLMRAAGFRPVEAPTPAPAEEAVEGAEPAETPPVSAANWVFKGRQKPRPERAQNARPRTGRPDNEQKPRGNKPAQGRRGGKDGAPPPSRANPTGGSPAPANNAFAGLAELLGRNG, from the coding sequence ATGGTTGCCTTTGCCCGATCGCCCGTCACCGCCGTCCTGGGGCCAACCAATACCGGCAAGACCCATCTCGCGGTCGAACGCATGTGCGGGCACAGCAGCGGCATGATGGGCTTCCCCCTCCGCCTGCTCGCCCGCGAAGTCTATGACCGGGTGGTCGCGATCAAAGGCCCGGCGCAGGTCGCGCTGATCACCGGCGAGGAAAAGATCGTCCCGCCCCACGCCCGCTATTTCCTCTGCACCGCCGAATCCATGCCGATCACCGGCGATTATGCCTTCGTCGCGCTGGACGAAGCGCAACTGGGCGCAGACCCAGAACGCGGCCATATCTTCACCGACCGGCTGCTCCGCGCGCGCGGGCGCGAGGAAACCATGATCCTGGGGTCCGCCAGCATCGCCCGCACCGTCAAGGCGCTGGTCAAGGATGTCGAGATCATCGGCCGCCCGCGCTTCTCCACGCTTTCCTATGCGGGCGCAAAGAAGCTCTCGCGCCTGCCCAAACGCTCCGCCATCGTCGCCTTCTCGGCCGAGGAAGTCTATGCCGTCGCCGAAATGCTGCGGCGGTTCCGGGGCGGTGCCGCCGTGGTGATGGGCGCGCTGTCCCCCCGCACCCGCAATGCGCAGGTGCAGATGTTCCTCAATGGCGAGGTCGATTATCTCGTCGCCACTGACGCGATCGGCATGGGGCTGAACCTCGACGTCGCCCATGTCGCCTTCGCCTCGCTGCGCAAGTTCGATGGCCGCCGCACCCGCCGCCTGACCGTCAGCGAAATGGCGCAGATCGCCGGGCGCGCCGGGCGGCATCACAAGGATGGCACATTCGGATCGCTGGGCGGCGAAGATAGCGACGCTGCCTTCACCCCCGAAGAGATCGAAGCGATCGAGGCGCATCGCTTCCCGCCGGTGGACCATCTTTTCTGGCGCGACGGCACCCCGCGCACCGACCGGCTCGACCATCTGATCGCCGATCTGGAGGAGCGGCCCGACCGCCCCGAACTGCGCGCCGCGCCGCAGGCGGTCGATCTCTCCGTCCTCAAGCGACTGGCCGACGACCCCCTCGTCATCGACCGCGCGCGTGGCCAGCGGCAGGTCGAGCGGCTCTGGGCCGCGTGCAGCCTCCCCGATTTCCAGAAGCTCGGCACCGACCATCATGGCCGCGCCGTCGCGCGGATCTGGCGCTTCCTGTCCGAAGGCAATGGCCACATCCCCCGCGACTGGTTCGCGCAGGCGATCGCCCGGCTCGATTCGGTGCAGGGCGATATCGACACGCTGGCAGGGAGGATCGCCGCCGCCCGCACCTGGTCCTACATCGCCCATCGCGCCGACTGGCTCGCCGATCCCGCCGAAATGGCCGAACGCACCCGCGCGCTGGAGGAAAAGCTGTCCGATGCGCTCCACGCCGCCTTGACGCAGCGTTTCGTGGACCGGCGCACCACCGTCCTGTTGCGCGATCTCGGCCAAAATGCCAGCACCCTGCCGGTCACCGTCGAACCGGACGGCAGCGTGAGCGTCGATGGAGAATCGATCGGGCGACTTGACGGATTTCGTTTCTCGGTCGATCCCGCTACGCGGCATCAGGACAGGAAGATGCTGTTGGCGGCGGCGGAAAGGCGCCTTGGAAAGGTATTGCGTGTGAAGGCAGATGAATTGGTTGCGGCGGCGGATGCGGATTTTGCCCTGCTGGACGAAGCGGGACAGATGCCGAGCATCGCTTGGGGACAGGCGACGGTCGCGACCCTGCTGGCGGGGCCGACCCTGCTGACGCCCGAAATCCGGCTGGACCGCGCCTTGCTCGAACTGGCGCCCGATCTGCAGAAGCAGGTCGCCACGCGCCTCGCCGCCTGGCTCGACGCGCAAAAGCAGAAGCATCTGTTACCGCTCGTAAAAATGGCCGAAAGCGCCGCCGATCCGGCCGTCCCCGCCGTGGTGCGCGCGGTCTTCGCGCAGCTTGCCGATGGCGGCGGCGTGATGGCGCGGGTCGATCTCGACGCCGCGCTCGGCCATCTCGACAAGGACCAGCGCCATTTGCTGCGCCGCGCGGGCATCGATATCGGCGTGCTCGACATCTATCATCCCGGCCTGCTCAAGCCCGGCGCGGCGCGCTGGCGCTCGGCCTTGCTGGCGGCGCGACTCGGCAAGCCCTGCCTGCCGCTGCCACTGCCCGGCCTCACCCTGCTGCCGGTTGGCGACAAATTCGCGCAGATGGGCGCGCGAATCGCTGGCTTTCGTGGCTTTGGCGACCAGATGCTGCGCATCGACATGGCCGAACGCATGGCCCGCGCCGCGCATGAGGCGATCGCCAAGGGCGAAGCCTTCACCCCCGTCAGCCCGCAGATCGTCTCGCTCGGCCTGCTCGAACCTGCTTTCCTGCAACTCATGCGCGCGGCCGGCTTCCGCCCGGTCGAAGCGCCCACCCCGGCTCCGGCCGAGGAAGCTGTCGAGGGCGCGGAACCAGCAGAAACGCCCCCCGTCAGCGCCGCCAACTGGGTGTTCAAGGGCCGCCAAAAGCCCCGTCCCGAACGCGCCCAAAACGCCCGACCGCGCACCGGCCGCCCAGACAATGAGCAGAAGCCACGCGGCAACAAGCCCGCCCAAGGCCGTCGCGGCGGCAAGGATGGCGCACCCCCGCCGTCGCGCGCGAACCCCACCGGCGGCAGCCCCGCGCCCGCCAATAATGCCTTTGCCGGATTGGCCGAGCTGCTTGGTCGCAATGGCTGA
- a CDS encoding asparaginase domain-containing protein, whose amino-acid sequence MLSPDTPILLLTTGGTIDKVYFDALSDYQVGETVMAKLLDVARVKRPFRIEEVTRKDSLELDDRDRALIYARIAAAAEKHIVITHGTDTMTDTAKALAGIEGKTIVLVGALAPARFGESDASFNLGMAFATAQVAEPGVYITMSGSVFRADQVIKDRVKGAFVSIPT is encoded by the coding sequence ATGCTGTCGCCCGACACCCCCATATTGCTGCTGACCACCGGCGGAACGATCGACAAAGTCTATTTCGATGCGCTGTCCGACTATCAGGTGGGCGAAACGGTGATGGCCAAGCTGCTGGACGTGGCACGGGTCAAGCGGCCGTTTCGGATCGAGGAAGTGACCCGCAAGGACAGCCTTGAACTGGACGATCGCGATCGCGCGCTCATCTATGCGCGGATTGCGGCCGCGGCGGAAAAGCATATCGTCATCACCCATGGCACCGATACGATGACCGACACGGCCAAGGCGCTGGCGGGCATCGAGGGCAAGACGATTGTCCTCGTCGGTGCGCTCGCGCCCGCGCGCTTCGGGGAGAGCGATGCGAGTTTCAACCTCGGCATGGCCTTCGCCACTGCGCAGGTGGCGGAACCCGGCGTTTATATCACCATGAGCGGTTCCGTGTTCCGCGCCGACCAGGTCATCAAGGATCGCGTCAAGGGTGCCTTCGTGTCGATACCAACCTGA
- the proC gene encoding pyrroline-5-carboxylate reductase — MTIWPDHLFLVGCGNMAGQMLSRWLACGLDPARVTVLRPSGKAVADGVVVMTDYPAALPAGTTVLLGMKPYQIGDVAESLAPLCAADTRIVSILAGTLLADMRAYFPQVRDIVRAMPNLPVGLGEGVTALFTDRRTAPSARDAVDTLIRPLGLAEWVTDEALFNQVTALSGCGPAFVFRFIDALAKAGEALGIPADQAARMALATVQGSANMAARASDSPAQLADRVASPGGMTREGMNVLDADDRLRTLLVDTLTAARDRGEAMARGE; from the coding sequence ATGACGATCTGGCCCGATCACCTCTTTCTCGTCGGCTGTGGCAATATGGCGGGGCAGATGTTGTCGCGCTGGCTTGCTTGCGGCCTTGATCCTGCGCGCGTTACCGTCCTGCGTCCGAGCGGTAAGGCGGTGGCGGATGGCGTGGTGGTGATGACGGATTATCCCGCCGCATTGCCCGCTGGAACCACGGTGCTGCTCGGCATGAAACCCTATCAGATCGGCGATGTGGCGGAATCACTTGCGCCCCTATGCGCGGCTGACACGAGGATCGTGTCGATCTTGGCGGGCACGCTTTTGGCGGATATGCGCGCGTATTTCCCGCAGGTTCGGGACATTGTGCGCGCCATGCCCAATCTGCCCGTGGGGCTGGGCGAGGGCGTGACCGCGCTTTTCACGGATCGCCGTACTGCACCCTCGGCAAGGGATGCCGTCGATACCCTTATCCGTCCCTTGGGCCTTGCCGAATGGGTGACGGACGAAGCGTTGTTCAACCAGGTCACGGCGCTGTCGGGATGTGGTCCTGCCTTTGTATTCCGCTTCATCGACGCGTTGGCCAAGGCAGGCGAAGCGCTCGGCATTCCCGCTGATCAGGCCGCTCGGATGGCGCTGGCGACAGTCCAAGGTTCGGCCAATATGGCGGCCCGCGCCAGCGATAGTCCGGCCCAACTGGCCGATCGGGTTGCCAGCCCCGGCGGCATGACGCGCGAAGGCATGAACGTCCTCGACGCCGATGATCGTCTGCGCACGCTGCTGGTCGACACATTGACGGCGGCGCGGGATCGCGGCGAAGCGATGGCGCGGGGGGAATAG
- a CDS encoding CarD family transcriptional regulator — protein sequence MAAKALSFDVGDYVVYPKHGVGRVIELQKEQIAGMDLELYVLRFEKERMTLRVPTNKAEGVGMRKLSSNKTLEESMETLKGKPKVKRTMWSRRAQEYEAKINSGDLVSIAEVTRDLFRADDQPEQSYSERQIFEAASSRLARELAAMEETDEPTALKKILAILNEAAPKYAKVEG from the coding sequence ATGGCTGCCAAAGCGCTGTCCTTTGACGTTGGTGATTATGTCGTTTATCCCAAGCATGGCGTAGGCCGTGTAATCGAACTGCAGAAAGAGCAGATTGCAGGCATGGATTTGGAGCTGTACGTGCTCCGTTTCGAAAAGGAGCGCATGACGCTCCGCGTACCGACCAACAAGGCCGAAGGCGTCGGCATGCGCAAGCTGTCGTCCAACAAGACGCTCGAAGAATCGATGGAAACATTGAAGGGCAAGCCAAAGGTCAAGCGCACCATGTGGTCGCGCCGCGCGCAGGAATATGAAGCGAAGATCAATTCGGGCGACCTGGTGTCGATCGCCGAAGTGACCCGCGACCTGTTCCGCGCCGACGACCAGCCCGAACAAAGCTATTCCGAGCGTCAGATCTTCGAAGCGGCGTCCAGCCGCCTCGCCCGCGAACTGGCTGCGATGGAAGAAACCGACGAGCCTACCGCGCTCAAAAAGATCCTCGCGATCCTCAACGAAGCCGCACCCAAATATGCCAAGGTCGAAGGCTGA